The following nucleotide sequence is from Streptomyces bathyalis.
CCGCCGCGAAGGCGCCGAGGCTGTCACGGGCGCGCAGCGCGGCATGGATGTCCATGTGCTGCTGATGAGTCCAGGCGAGCACGTCGGACTTGACCAGGGCCCGCCAAGTGCGGGCCCTGGCCGTCCTGTTGCTGACGGAGGAGACCAGCGACTGAAGGGTGCGGTTGCCCGTCGCAGCGACGATGTCGGCGTGGAACGCCAGGTCCTCGCGGACGAGTTCGCGAGGATCCTGCATCGTTCGCATGCGCTCGATGCGCTCCAGCAGCCCGTCGAGCGCTGCGTCGTCGATGCGGGTCGCGGCGATGGCGGTGGCGCCGGGCTCCAGCACCTTGCGGCACTCGAGCATCTCGTCCAGGGCGGTGTCCTGGGCGAGATCGAGGAAGCTGCCGATGGCGCTCATGAGCCGTTCGGGACGCAGGTCGGTGACGAACGTGCCGTCGCCGCGCCGCACTTCGAGGACTCCGG
It contains:
- a CDS encoding FadR/GntR family transcriptional regulator, with amino-acid sequence MTSDRAGEDGETSGAGDPGANGVGSVVDVAISRLKQRIGSGEFAPGHRLPPESVLAGELELSRPSLREAVRALAMAGVLEVRRGDGTFVTDLRPERLMSAIGSFLDLAQDTALDEMLECRKVLEPGATAIAATRIDDAALDGLLERIERMRTMQDPRELVREDLAFHADIVAATGNRTLQSLVSSVSNRTARARTWRALVKSDVLAWTHQQHMDIHAALRARDSLGAFAAASRHVNDVETWVRERLDAVRETPGGPLG